Genomic DNA from Phaeobacter porticola:
CGCTGGTATCGCTGCCATAATAGGTGATAATATCGGGATCGAAATAACCCATTCCTTCGATCCGCATCACACCGGCATCGCCGCCGGCAAACCCCATTGCGACCTCCTGTTCGCCGTCCAGCTGCTCTTCAAAGTTCTTGATATAAAGGATCAACCGCTCATACGCCCAGCGTGCAGCGCTTTTGTTGTCGACCGGTTTTTGCAGCGGCTCTGGCACCGTCACGATCCCATTGCAAGCATTAGGGTCGGAATGGACCTCGTGAACGCAGGGCAAAACGGCAGCCTCGGCAGCCTCGGCGCTGGTTGCGATTTCGTCAGTCATGACCTCTCCCTTTCTAGGGGCGATCACCCCTTACGCTGGTAGAGCCAGGCTCCGTCGGCACGGCGACTGCGATCAACCTGACCCAAATGGTACAGATGATTTACATGGGCCACCGCCTCGACCAAAGCAAGCCCGTATTCCCCGCCGCCGATCTTGCGCTTGAACAGCGGTCCAAAGCACTCAGCAGCAGTCCTCGGTTCATCCAGATGTTCCAGCAACCGCGCCAGCGCGCCGTGATGATTGTCGATCAGCTGCGTCATTCGATGCGGCAGGCCGAGAAATGGTAGCTTATGCCCGCCCAGGGCCAGCTGATCGGGCCGCGTCAATGGAGCCAGCCGCTCGCAGGCTTCCAGCCATTCGGCCACCGGATCCGCCATCGGCTCGGTGGCATAAACCCCGATATTGGGGCTGATAGAGGACAGGACTTGATCGCCGGTTATCACCAAATTGTCATCGCGGCTCCAGAATGTCGCATGTTCCGGCGCATGACCGTTGCCCATATGGACATCCCAATCACGCCCCCCCATGCGAAACACATCTCCCTGCTGAATACGGCTAAAACCCAACGGCATCGGGTAGACCGTATCAGCGAAATTGAAGGGTCGTTCCGCCACCCGTGCGTCGTAGATTTCGGGGGCCATGCCCGCGCTGCGGTAAAACCTCAGCGTTTCCTCAGGCCAGTTTTCCTGCACATCCAGCGTCAGCATGCGCGAAAACAACCACGCGGTCCGCGTGGTCACCAATTCAGCACCATGAACAGACTGAAACCAACCGGCATTGCCGATGTGATCAGGGTGATGATGGGTCACCACCACGCGGCCCACAGGTTTGCCGCCCAAAGGTCCCGCCATCAACTGCTCCCAGATACGGCGGGTCTTGTTAGAGGACATGCCGGTATCGACAATTGTCCAGCCATCGCCGTCATCCAATGCATAGACATTGACGTGATCCAGCTTCATTGGCAGCGGCAGCCGCATCCACAGGACCCCCTCGGCGACCTCAATCGCCTCGCCGGAGGCGGGGGGCTCGCTCCACGGACCTTGAGGGCGGGGGCTGGTCATCCGTCAGCCAACTCGTCCAGCGTGAGGGCGCGCGCACCCTCCGCCCCGGATTGCACATGGGCCAGCAATGACGCGTGTTCCGGCAGCAGTCGATTGATGTAAAAGCGGGCCAGCTTTTCGCGCGGCCCGCCCAGATCTGCCATCGCCGCCGCCAGATGATAGTGTCCCCCCAACACGCGAGCAAAGGCGTGAAGGAACGGTACGGCCCCGGCAAAACGGTCATCCATGTCCCCCTGTGCCGTAAGCCATTCGGTCCCCTCGCGCAGGGATTCGCAGGCCTGCCATACAGCTTCGGCCATATTGGGGTGCGTTGTGCGGGCCCGCTCTGCCTGCTCTTCGATCTCGTCAATCAGGCGATGGGCCATATCACCACCATCCATCATTTTGCGCGCCACCAGATCCATCGCCTGAATACCGTTGGTACCTTCGTAGATAGCGGTCACCCGGACATCGCGATAATACTGTGCCGCCCCGGTTTCCTCAATAAAGCCCATACCGCCATGCACCTGCACGCCAGTTTCAGCCACCCGCATACCCGTTTCGGTGCCAAAGGCCTTGGCGATAGGGGTCAAAAAGGCTGCCCTTGCAGCCCAATCCTGCATGCCGGTGGCAGTTTGCATATCAATGGCTTGGGCGCAGGCCAATAGGATCGCGCGTGAGGCAAACAAATCCGCCTTCATCTCCATCAACATCCGGCGCACATCTGCGTGGTCAACGATGGTGCCCGAGGCCGATCTGCCCTGCCTGCGTTCCAACGCGTAGGACAGCGCCTTTTGATACGCCGCACCGGCAATGCCAACCCCCTGCCCGCCGACACCAAGACGGGCGTTGTTCATCATGGTGAACATGGCCGCCAAACCACCACCGGGTTTGCCGATGATCCAACCAATGGCGTCATCATACTGCATCACACAAGTTGGCGAGCCGTGCAGGCCCATCTTATGCTCAAGGCTGACCACTTTTAGCGTATTGGCCTTGCCGGGATTGCCCTCTGAATCGGGTAGATATTTGGGCACCAAAAACAGCGAGATCCCCTTGGTACCAGGCGCTGCATCGGGCAGCCGCGCCAGCACCAGATGGCAGATATTTCCCGCAAAATCATTGTCCCCCCAGGAAATATAAATCTTTTGGCCACTGATCGCGTAGGTGCCATCATCCAGTGGCTCGGCCTTGGAAGTCAGCGCGCCGACATCCGAACCGGCCTGCGGTTCTGTCAGGTTCATGGTGCCCGACCACTCGCCGGAAATCAGCTTCGGCAAATACAACGCCTTGATGTCGTCGCTTGCGTGATGCTCCAATGCCTCGATTTGACCCTGACTCATTAGCGGGGCAAGTTGCAACGAGAGACACGCGCCAGACATCATCTCATTCACAGCTGTGGTCAGGGTCATCGGCAGCCCCATACCCCCGAACTCCTCGGATGCGCTCATCCCAATCCAGCCTCCGGCAGCGATGGCCGACCAGCCTTCGGCGTACCCCGGTGAGCTGCGCAGAACGCCGTTTTCCAGATGCGCAGGCTGTAAGTCCCCGCCACGGTTCAACGGCGCCATGATCTCGTCACATAGTTTACCGGCTTCCGTCAGGATCGCTGTCGTCACGTCTTCGCCTGCCTCAGCGAAACGATCCGTTGCAGTGATGTCGCTGAAACCAACGATGTGATCCAAAAGAAACTGATACTCAGGAACGGGCGCACGGAAGGTCATGTCTGGCCTCTTTCAAAGGGCGGGTCGGGGCAGCCTTGGCATCATTGCCCCAAACCTTTATGTTAAACGTCTTGTCCGATTACCTAACCGGGCCCCCTATTCAAGCAACCAAAACGCCGCGTCACCAACCATGCACAGTTCTCAAACCCGTATCCTGTCCGCAACGTCACAGGATATCCGCACTGCTGCGGATCTGCTCCACACAGGCGCATTGGTCGCGTTTCCCACCGAAACAGTCTATGGCCTCGGCGCTGACGCCCGCCAAAGCAATGCTGTCGAAGCGCTTTATGCGGCCAAGGGTCGGCCCAGCTTCAACCCGCTTATAGCGCATATGCACTCAATCGAGGCGGCACAGCGCCACGTAATCTGGTCTGACACAGCGAGCAAACTAGCAGAGGCATTTTGGCCCGGTCCGCTGACGCTGGTCTTGCCGCTGCGGCAGGGGCACGGGATTTCGCCACTGGTCACCGCCGGGCTGGACACGCTTGGCATTCGCATCCCGGCGCATCCGACAGCGCGCGCCCTGCTGGCTGCGCTCGACGGTCCCGTTGCGGCCCCCTCTGCCAATCCCTCCGGGCGGATCAGCCCAACCACAAGAGGACATGTGATGGCAGGGTTGAACGGGCGCATCGCCGCGGTGGTTGATGATGGTCCTTGCGGTGTTGGCGTGGAATCCACCATTGTGGGGCTTGCTGGCGACACCCCGCTGCTGCTTCGGCCCGGCGGACTGGCGCAGGAAGACATCGACGCCATCCTCGGCCATGCCCTAGCCCCGCGTGATGTTACAGACCCATTAACTGCACCGGGCCAGTTGCTGTCACATTATGCGCCGCAGGCCCCCGTGCGCCTTGGGGTAACCCAGCCGGAAAAAGACGAGCTTTACCTTGGCTTTGGGCCGGTTCCCTGTGATCTGAACCTGTCGATCAGCGGCAATCTGCGCGAAGCAGCGGCCAATCTCTTTGGACATTTTCACACGTTGGATGCCATGCAGCGTCCGATCGCCGTCGCCCCTATTCCCAACCACGGTCTGGGGGCCGCGATCAATGACCGGCTCGCCCGCGCTGCTGCTCCGCGCTAGCGTCGACCAAAAGGTGACAAGCGGTGCCCACAGCGATCTGCGGATCAGGCGTGACCGGCACTGGTCGACAGGGTCAGTGGATCCACCCCAAGCGAGCGCAAGGCGGCCTCCCATTTGGCATCATCAGGCAGTGCGAACACGACATCCGGCGTTGCCGCCGCGGTCAGCCAGCCATTGCTGGCGATTTCACTCTCCAGCTGGCCCGGACCCCAG
This window encodes:
- a CDS encoding DUF6173 family protein, translating into MTDEIATSAEAAEAAVLPCVHEVHSDPNACNGIVTVPEPLQKPVDNKSAARWAYERLILYIKNFEEQLDGEQEVAMGFAGGDAGVMRIEGMGYFDPDIITYYGSDTSGARTQLVQHVSQLNVMLRALPKRNEAAPANRIGFRLVSDLEADAAET
- a CDS encoding MBL fold metallo-hydrolase yields the protein MTSPRPQGPWSEPPASGEAIEVAEGVLWMRLPLPMKLDHVNVYALDDGDGWTIVDTGMSSNKTRRIWEQLMAGPLGGKPVGRVVVTHHHPDHIGNAGWFQSVHGAELVTTRTAWLFSRMLTLDVQENWPEETLRFYRSAGMAPEIYDARVAERPFNFADTVYPMPLGFSRIQQGDVFRMGGRDWDVHMGNGHAPEHATFWSRDDNLVITGDQVLSSISPNIGVYATEPMADPVAEWLEACERLAPLTRPDQLALGGHKLPFLGLPHRMTQLIDNHHGALARLLEHLDEPRTAAECFGPLFKRKIGGGEYGLALVEAVAHVNHLYHLGQVDRSRRADGAWLYQRKG
- a CDS encoding acyl-CoA dehydrogenase; translation: MTFRAPVPEYQFLLDHIVGFSDITATDRFAEAGEDVTTAILTEAGKLCDEIMAPLNRGGDLQPAHLENGVLRSSPGYAEGWSAIAAGGWIGMSASEEFGGMGLPMTLTTAVNEMMSGACLSLQLAPLMSQGQIEALEHHASDDIKALYLPKLISGEWSGTMNLTEPQAGSDVGALTSKAEPLDDGTYAISGQKIYISWGDNDFAGNICHLVLARLPDAAPGTKGISLFLVPKYLPDSEGNPGKANTLKVVSLEHKMGLHGSPTCVMQYDDAIGWIIGKPGGGLAAMFTMMNNARLGVGGQGVGIAGAAYQKALSYALERRQGRSASGTIVDHADVRRMLMEMKADLFASRAILLACAQAIDMQTATGMQDWAARAAFLTPIAKAFGTETGMRVAETGVQVHGGMGFIEETGAAQYYRDVRVTAIYEGTNGIQAMDLVARKMMDGGDMAHRLIDEIEEQAERARTTHPNMAEAVWQACESLREGTEWLTAQGDMDDRFAGAVPFLHAFARVLGGHYHLAAAMADLGGPREKLARFYINRLLPEHASLLAHVQSGAEGARALTLDELADG
- a CDS encoding L-threonylcarbamoyladenylate synthase yields the protein MHSSQTRILSATSQDIRTAADLLHTGALVAFPTETVYGLGADARQSNAVEALYAAKGRPSFNPLIAHMHSIEAAQRHVIWSDTASKLAEAFWPGPLTLVLPLRQGHGISPLVTAGLDTLGIRIPAHPTARALLAALDGPVAAPSANPSGRISPTTRGHVMAGLNGRIAAVVDDGPCGVGVESTIVGLAGDTPLLLRPGGLAQEDIDAILGHALAPRDVTDPLTAPGQLLSHYAPQAPVRLGVTQPEKDELYLGFGPVPCDLNLSISGNLREAAANLFGHFHTLDAMQRPIAVAPIPNHGLGAAINDRLARAAAPR